From the Eremothecium cymbalariae DBVPG#7215 chromosome 6, complete sequence genome, one window contains:
- the CHK1 gene encoding serine/threonine protein kinase CHK1 (similar to Ashbya gossypii AEL185C), which produces MNSSQVAPIPQIKDLELGETIGQGAFAFVKTASLKMDPRTIVAVKFIHLPTSRSHGMSDDDIMKEVLIHSKCSHHRNVLRVIDCNIAKEYLWIAMEMADGGDLFDKIEPNMGVDSEVAQFYYQQLVRAISYLHEECSVAHRDIKPENILLDRDGNLKLADFGLATQFKRKDGTKRVARDQRGSPPYMAPEIIYSNGYFADLTDIWSIGILTFVLLTGETPWNVPSEEDSYYDEFLAGGGNLNHGPWIKINLVELSLLRKILQPNPTKRATLLQLRQHPWFKTQVRFSDVNGMCNDPQLLARKLLSNLKVSLSDDEYAKSTQDPLFPNQKRIIMATQPVENELAHLVHDSVHANGTVFSQHHGSGLSACNDLLMSQFTPDVSKGLAILQFQVNVDSKVSHNFNPNKFTKFFSSEDIATILKQIEFALRQVGIPVKSDLYKSFRELEKVMDPKSVFPVSIDIKTRDRKGWVLSGSVCILEVDDTLKVIGFERKTGDPLEWRSLFKKITILCRDIVCTE; this is translated from the coding sequence ATGAACTCCTCTCAGGTGGCCCCTATACCGCAGATCAAGGACCTTGAATTGGGGGAGACTATTGGTCAAGGTGCGTTTGCATTTGTGAAGACGGCGTCGTTAAAGATGGATCCACGAACAATCGTGGCGGTGAAGTTTATCCATTTGCCTACTTCAAGGTCACATGGGATGtcagatgatgatatcatGAAGGAGGTGCTGATACATTCGAAGTGTTCGCATCATCGTAATGTGTTAAGAGTTATTGATTGCAATATTGCGAAGGAGTATCTTTGGATAGCTATGGAGATGGCAGATGGAGGCGATCTTTTTGATAAGATCGAGCCTAATATGGGAGTGGATTCTGAGGTGGCGCAGTTCTATTACCAGCAGCTTGTACGGGCTATTTCTTATCTGCATGAAGAGTGTAGTGTGGCCCATCGGGATATAAAACCTGAGAATATCTTACTGGATAGAGATGGGAACTTAAAGCTGGCTGATTTCGGTCTAGCAACGCAGTTCAAAAGGAAGGACGGGACAAAAAGGGTAGCCAGGGATCAAAGGGGTAGTCCGCCGTATATGGCGCCTGAGATTATATATTCGAATGGATACTTCGCTGACCTCACAGACATCTGGTCAATTGGTATATTGACTTTTGTGCTGCTGACTGGCGAGACGCCATGGAATGTCCCTAGTGAAGAAGATTCTTATTATGATGAGTTTTTGGCCGGTGGGGGTAATTTGAATCATGGTCCCTGGATAAAGATTAACCTTGTTGAGCTAAGTCTACTACGTAAGATTTTGCAGCCAAATCCAACTAAGAGAGCTACATTGCTTCAGTTGCGACAGCATCCGTGGTTTAAAACGCAGGTCAGGTTTTCTGACGTCAATGGTATGTGTAATGACCCACAATTGCTTGCCAGAAAACTGCTATCTAACCTGAAAGTTTCCTTGtcagatgatgaatatgCTAAGTCAACACAGGATCCACTGTttccaaatcaaaaacGCATCATTATGGCTACTCAACCTGTAGAAAATGAGCTGGCTCATTTAGTTCATGATTCGGTTCATGCGAATGGAACTGTGTTCTCACAACATCACGGTTCAGGATTATCAGCATGCAATGATCTGCTCATGTCACAGTTTACACCCGATGTTAGTAAAGGGTTGGCGATATTGCAATTTCAGGTTAACGTTGACTCAAAAGTGTCTCATAATTTTAATCCGAATAAGTTCACAAAGTTCTTTTCTAGTGAAGACATTGCAACAATCCTAAAGCAAATAGAATTTGCATTGCGACAAGTCGGGATCCCAGTAAAGTCCGATCTTTACAAGAGTTTCAGAGAACTGGAGAAAGTAATGGACCCTAAAAGTGTTTTTCCAGTTAGCATTGACATCAAGACTCGAGATCGTAAAGGTTGGGTGCTATCCGGATCTGTTTGTATATTGGAAGTCGATGATACGCTGAAAGTTATAGggtttgaaagaaaaacagGTGACCCGTTAGAATGGAGAAGCCTATTTAAGAAAATTACAATATTATGCCGGGATATCGTTTGCACTGAATAA